From Numida meleagris isolate 19003 breed g44 Domestic line chromosome 4, NumMel1.0, whole genome shotgun sequence, the proteins below share one genomic window:
- the LOC110397504 gene encoding uncharacterized protein LOC110397504, whose product MDRYRYFVFNQRAMVVLGLLQVAFSTVCVVSGFLDGAFGGESPLGRTRAPVWAGMVMGVPGVLALFSSQRKNPVLVNVLVAASILSCVTVLVVVVYSSLTLSRGEEEELSSHPAHVAQAKLVLNQVVKGANIAMLIASICSAVAVLVIAYLGCQSLPHCSCYDSVTGMEWLRPCDDQTQAVEMVCAVHSPGDGILDFPDRFPVRDCDAEEEASKPPPYIRMA is encoded by the exons ATGGATCGCTACCGGTACTTCGTCTTCAACCAGCGCGCCatggtggtgctggggctgctgcaggtggcTTTCAGCACGGTGTGCGTCGTCAGCGGGTTTCTCGACGGCGCGTTCGGGGGCGAGTCCCCGCTGGGCCGAACCAGAGCGCCCGTATGGGCCGGGATG GTCATGGGAGTCCCGGGCGTCCTGGCGCTGTTTTCCTCTCAGAGGAAGAACCCGGTGCTT GTTAACGTGCTGGTAGCGGCATCTATACTCTCTTGTGTGACCGTCCTCGTTGTCGTCGTTTACAGCTCCCTAACGCTGTCCcgtggagaagaggaggagctgAGCTCTCACCCGGCGCACGTCGCACAGGCA AAGCTTGTTCTCAATCAAGTTGTCAAGGGTGCTAACATCGCAATGTTAATTGCATCCATCTGCAGCGCTGTTGCTGTGCTGGTCATTGCCTACCTGGGGTGCCAAAGTCTTCCTCACTGCTCATGCTACGACAGCGTCACCGGGATG GAATGGTTGCGGCCTTGCGATGACCAGACTCAGGCCGTGGAAATGGTTTGCGCTGTACATA GTCCTGGAGATGGAATCCTTGACTTCCCGGATCGGTTTCCGGTGCGGGACTGTGACGCAGAGGAAGAGGCATCCAAGCCTCCGCCATACATCAGAATGGCTTGA
- the SETD7 gene encoding histone-lysine N-methyltransferase SETD7 (The sequence of the model RefSeq protein was modified relative to this genomic sequence to represent the inferred CDS: added 40 bases not found in genome assembly), with amino-acid sequence MDSDEETLEETVEGHLDDDGLPHGFCTVTYSSTDRFEGNFVHGEKNGRGKFFFFDGSTLEGYYVDDALQGQGIYTYEDGVVLHGTYVDGELNGPAQEYDSDGRLIFKGQYKDNIRHGVCWIYYPDGGSLVGEVNEEGEMTGEKIAYVYPDGRTAYSGRFIDGEMIEAKLATLTSLEDGKPQFEVVPGSPVYSFDKSTSSCISTNALLPDPYESERVYVDVSLISSAGEGLFSKIAAEARTVMSFYNGVRITHQEVDGRDWALNGNTISLDDETVIDVPEPYNHAAKYCASLGHKANHSFTPNCIYDPFVHPRFGPIKCIRTIRAVEKDEELTVAYGYDHNPVGQNGPEAPEWYQLELKAFQASQQK; translated from the exons GACATCTAGATGACGACGGGTTGCCGCATGGATTCTGTACAGTCACCTATTCATCCACGGACAGGTTTGAGGGAAACTTTGTGCATGGAGAAAAGAACGGCCGTGGCAAGTTCTTCTTCTTTGATGGAAG CACCCTGGAAGGGTACTACGTTGACGATGCCCTGCAGGGCCAGGGAATCTACACTTACGAGGACGGAGTGGTGCTTCATGGCACGTATGTGGATGGAGAGCTGAACGGCCCAGCCCAGGAGTATGACAGTGATGGGCGACTGATATTCAAAGGGCAGTACAAGGACAACATCCGACATGGAGTTTGTTGGATTTATTACCCG GACGGAGGCAGCCTTGTAGGAGAAGTGAATGAAGAAGGAGAGATGACTGGAGAGAAGATAGCCTACGTGTACCCTGATGGAAGGACTGCGTATTCTGGAAGGTTCATAGATGGCGAAATGATAGAGGCCAAACTGGCAACTCTGACATCCTTAGAGGATGGGAAGCCTCAATTTGAAGTAGTACCAGGCA GCCCAGTGTACAGTTTTGACAAATCCACTTCATCCTGCATTTCTACAAATGCCCTTCTTCCCGATCCTTATGAGTCAGAGAG GGTGTACGTTGATGTCTCTCTCATTTCCAGTGCTGGAGAAGGACTGTTTTCGAAAATAGCTGCAGAAGCTCGTACCGTTATGTCCTTTTACAATGGAGTGAGAATTACACACCAGGAg GTAGACGGCAGAGACTGGGCCCTCAATGGAAATACAATATCCCTGGACGATGAAACAGTCATAGACGTGCCCGAGCCCTACAACCACGCTGCCAAGTACTGTGCCTCGCTGGGGCATAAGGCCAATCATTCTTTCACTCCTAACTGCATCTATGACCC GTTTGTTCACCCTCGTTTCGGGCCAATCAAGTGTATCCGCACCATCCGGGCCGTGGAGAAGGACGAAGAATTGACAGTGGCCTACGGATACGATCACAACCCTGTGGGGCAGAACGGGCCGGAAGCACCCGAGTGGTACCAGCTGGAACTGAAAGCTTTCCAGGCCTCCCAGCAGAAGTGA